One Pleuronectes platessa chromosome 9, fPlePla1.1, whole genome shotgun sequence genomic region harbors:
- the nipa1 gene encoding magnesium transporter NIPA1: MAVDSDPSASSLPVTGILIAVISSVINGSTFVLQRKGILRSRDRGGSYLTDVLWWSGTLAMIIGQIGNFLAYNAAPAVIVTPLGALGVLFGAVLASWILKEHLNILGKLGCVLCCCGSVMLILHAPKSEAVTSRLELEERLSDPVFVTYAVLVVLLLITLITWIAPAHGSSNIMVYVSICSLLGSFTVPCSKGLGLVAPDMFGEGPLSSRALALFLGLLGTLAVSILIQFFYINKALESFSSNMFEAIYYVTFTSTVILASALLFKEWTALTLTDCLAMLCGLTTVCVGVVLLRISQEAVITWRKKEAREKTD; this comes from the exons ATGGCGGTTGACTCGGATCCAAGCGCCAGTTCTCTTCCAGTTACCGGGATACTAATAGCTGTGATATCAAGTGTCATCAATGGGTCGACATTTGTGCTGCAGAGAAAGGGGATATTACGCTCCCGGGACAGAG GGGGCTCCTACCTCACCGATGTGCTGTGGTGGAGTGGTACACTGGCCA TGATTATTGGTCAGATTGGGAATTTCCTGGCATACAACGCGGCCCCTGCTGTGATAGTTACACCACTAGGAGCCCTCGGAGTGTTGTTCGG GGCTGTGCTGGCGTCTTGGATCTTGAAGGAGCATTTGAACATCCTGGGGAAACTTGGCTGTGTTTTGTGCTGCTGCGGCTCAGTCATGCTCATCCTTCATGCACCTAAATCAGAGGCTGTGACATCAagactggagctggaggagaggctgTCAGACCCAG TGTTTGTAACGTATGCCGTCCTTGTGgtcctgctcctgatcactctAATCACGTGGATCGCTCCGGCTCACGGCTCATCAAACATCATGGTGTATGTGTCTATATGTTCCCTCCTGGGCAGCTTCACTGTTCCATGCAGCAAAGGACTTGGCCTGGTGGCCCCAGACATGTTTGGTGAAGGGCCGCTGAGCAGCAGAGCCTTGGCTCTCTTCCTGGGCTTGCTGGGGACGCTGGCTGTCAGCATCCTCATCCAGTTCTTCTACATCAATAAGGCCTTGGAGAGTTTCAGCTCCAACATGTTCGAGGCCATTTACTATGTGACCTTCACGTCCACTGTGATTCtcgcctctgctctgctcttcaaAGAGTGGACTGCGCTAACTTTGACCGACTGCCTTGCCATGCTTTGTGGTTTAACAACGGTGTGTGTCGGAGTCGTCTTACTACGCATTTCCCAGGAGGCTGTGATTacctggaggaagaaggaggcaCGAGAAAAGACGGACTGA